One segment of Cardiocondyla obscurior isolate alpha-2009 linkage group LG15, Cobs3.1, whole genome shotgun sequence DNA contains the following:
- the Pym gene encoding partner of Y14 and mago isoform X1 produces MASTYIKDETGTFIPASQRPDGTWRKQRRVKDGYIPQEEVPLYESKGKQLIKKPLYPVGASPEFIAEHKAKLEALAVKNKVIPGMQAKTQEGSKKKKKKNKSKAVDSATEGLAKITISEPESHKEALSHSDKLPAIAKQATTTNSVNKDSSNVAQKTTDPQKRLKNLRKKIREIEVLEDKMKSGALKNPDKEILEKIARKIEISKEIKRLEATL; encoded by the exons ATGGCGTCGACTTACATCAAGGATGAGACCG GTACGTTTATCCCGGCCAGTCAACGACCTGATGGTACGTGGCGCAAGCAACGTCGAGTGAAAGATGGATATATTCCTCAGGAAGAAGTTCCATT ATACGAAAGCAAaggaaaacaattaataaaaaagccCTTATATCCTGTTGGCGCCAGTCCTGAATTTATAGCTGAACATAAAGCCAAGCTAGAGGCTTTAGCAGTGAAGAATAAGGTAATACCTGGTATGCAAGCAAAAACCCAAGAAggatctaaaaagaaaaagaagaagaacaaATCAAAAGCTGTAGACTCTGCTACCGAAGGATTAGCCAAAATTACGATCTCGGAGCCTGAATCGCATAAAGAAGCTTTAAGCCATTCTGATAAGCTACCGGCTATTGCGAAACAGGCCACCACGACAAATAGCGTAAACAAGGACAGTTCAAATGTCGCACAAAAAACGACTGATCCACAAAAGAGATTGAAAAATCTTCGAAAGAAAATTAGGGAAATTGAAGTGTTAGAGGATAAAATGAAATCTGGTGCCCTGAAAAATCCCGACAAAGAGATACTCGAAAAAATTGCCCGGAAAATAGAAATCTCTAAGGAGATAAAAAGATTAGAAGCTACTTTATAG
- the Pym gene encoding partner of Y14 and mago isoform X2, with translation MQIGTFIPASQRPDGTWRKQRRVKDGYIPQEEVPLYESKGKQLIKKPLYPVGASPEFIAEHKAKLEALAVKNKVIPGMQAKTQEGSKKKKKKNKSKAVDSATEGLAKITISEPESHKEALSHSDKLPAIAKQATTTNSVNKDSSNVAQKTTDPQKRLKNLRKKIREIEVLEDKMKSGALKNPDKEILEKIARKIEISKEIKRLEATL, from the exons GTACGTTTATCCCGGCCAGTCAACGACCTGATGGTACGTGGCGCAAGCAACGTCGAGTGAAAGATGGATATATTCCTCAGGAAGAAGTTCCATT ATACGAAAGCAAaggaaaacaattaataaaaaagccCTTATATCCTGTTGGCGCCAGTCCTGAATTTATAGCTGAACATAAAGCCAAGCTAGAGGCTTTAGCAGTGAAGAATAAGGTAATACCTGGTATGCAAGCAAAAACCCAAGAAggatctaaaaagaaaaagaagaagaacaaATCAAAAGCTGTAGACTCTGCTACCGAAGGATTAGCCAAAATTACGATCTCGGAGCCTGAATCGCATAAAGAAGCTTTAAGCCATTCTGATAAGCTACCGGCTATTGCGAAACAGGCCACCACGACAAATAGCGTAAACAAGGACAGTTCAAATGTCGCACAAAAAACGACTGATCCACAAAAGAGATTGAAAAATCTTCGAAAGAAAATTAGGGAAATTGAAGTGTTAGAGGATAAAATGAAATCTGGTGCCCTGAAAAATCCCGACAAAGAGATACTCGAAAAAATTGCCCGGAAAATAGAAATCTCTAAGGAGATAAAAAGATTAGAAGCTACTTTATAG